CGACATCTGTTTTCACTGTCCGCCGGACCTGGCGCTCGAGCTGCCCGAGGGGATGCGCTTCTCGCTGTTTCCGATGAGGCCGGTGCGGGGCGTCAGCGAGGGGCTGCACTGGCCCATCGACGGGCTCGATTTCGCACCGGGCGGCCGGATCGGCACTTCGAACCGCGTATCGGGGCCGGTGCGTCTGAGGATGGAGGCGCCTGGCATGGCGGTGATCCTGCCGGTCGAGGCGCTCGACACGGCGGTCGCCGCGCTCATGCCGCCGATGGTAGTGGCCGCGTCGGGCTGAGCCGGGGCGCGCGCAGGAAAAGGTCGAGCCCCATTGATGATGGCGATCCTGGCTTGCAGCACCACCGGCGGCGTCCGCTGCGCGATCTGTCGCGTCATGGCCATGTAGGGGGTAAGGCACAAGGCGGTCGCAAGCGATGGCAGCGCTACCGAGCCGAAGGCGTCGAAGCCGGAGCAGATCACCTGCATGGCACCGTAAATCCGATGGCCGAAGCAAGTATTCGGCGCCAGCCGACGGCTTCTTCGAGGGAAAACGCGCCGGGCATGATCAGGATCAAGGGCCCGATGAAGAAGGTCGCGGTGGCCTCGGCCAGCGGTATCTCGCGGAGGGCGGCGAAGAGGGTGCCGGTTGCGCAGAGGATCAGACCGGTCCGGGCCAGATGCGGCGCGGTCTCGCGCGGGGCGGGCCGGGTGGCCTGTCTGCGGATCTGCCTGACGAACTGGCCTACCGCCAGCAGGATCAGGACCTGCTGGCCGAAGCGGGCGGCGGCGATCTGGTTGACCGGGAGCTTGGCCGGGGCGCGCTTGGCGAAGCTGTCCATCCCCGGGGCGGTGACGGTGAAGCCGGTCGTCAGAAGGATGCCGGGCCGGATACGGTCGACGTTTTGGCCGATCCGGCCGATCCGGGCGCAGCGACGGCCCGGCGTCCGGCGGTTTTGGGAAGGTTGCCTGTTTCCTGGGGGGGCCGTGCCGCAGCGCTTCGGGGTGGCGGCAGTTCAGGTGGCCCGGGCGAGAACGAGGCTTTCGGCGGTCGAGAGCCCGGTCGGGGCGGGATGCGCAGCGGCCTGGAAGGCCTCGAGCCTGGCAAGAAAGGCCTCGCGCCATTCGGTCGGGGTGCCTGCGCGCCGCGCATGGGCAAGCTGGTCGCGGTTGACCGAGATCAGGTCCATCGGCTGGGTATAGTCCGGGTGGCGGGCCTCGATCCCTGCGGATTGGATGGCCTCGACCAGATGCGACTGGAATTTCTCGCCATAGGTTTCGAGCCCCAGCAGAAAGTCGAAATCGTCGAAGCCGGCATCGCGAAGCTGCTCTGCCATGGTGTCGATCTCACGCGGCGAGATGCTGGTCGTGTCGTGGCGGGCGAAGATATCGGCAATGGCCGCAGCGCCATGCGGGCGAGCCCTGGGGCCCATCTCCCCGGTTTCGGCGACCTCCTTCTCGAAGTCGGGCGAGCGGATACCGGCCATGTCCGCCTCGCGGGAATAGGTGGCGTTCCGTTGGGCGAAGGCAGTGTTGCCATGAATGTTCATCGCGCCTGTCTCCTCGGATATTATGGGCCCAATCATGACAGCGCCGGGTGAAGAGAAAGCTAACGCTCTCAGGCGGGGCCCGGGCTGGTAAGTCGGCCCATGGAAAAGGGGCCGCAAATTTGCGGCCCCCGGTGGTTCAGTCTTTCCTTGTCGCTATCAGCCCGTCCACTCGGGCAGGCTCTTCAGCGTGTCCTTGGTCTGGACGGTCGAGACCTTCAGCGCGCCATCCTCGTCATGCGAAAGCTCGAGCTCGCCATAGGCCAGCTGGACCTGCTTCGAACCGATGCCGAGGAAGCCGCCCACATCGACGATCACCTTGTCGATGCGCCCGTCATCGGTCAGCACCAGTTCGCCGATCTTGCCGATCCGCTCGCCATTGGCGCCGATCAGGGTATGACCCTGCAGATCCTCGGCGGTCAGTTCGGCGCGTTCGGATTCGGTCAGCGGGGTGCCAAGGTTCATGCTGTCATCCGTGTCCCCGGCTGCGGCCATGTCGGAGCCTTCCGCGCCCGGTTCGATCCGGCTCTCGGACGAAGCATGCTGGTTGCCCGATCCGAGGAAGTCGCCCTCGGTATCCATCGCGGTGCGGTCATAGGCTTCCTTGCCCTCGAGGGTCGACGGATCGCCCTGGAACAGGACGAAGTACTCGCCCTGGTCATCGGAATCCGGCGCGAATTCGAGGCTGTCCATCTGCAGCGCGACTTCGCGTTCGCCCATGCCGAGGAAGCCGCCGATATCGGCGATCACGGCGTTTACCGTCCCGCTGTCGTCGATATAGACGTCGCCGATCTCGCCCACGTCTTCCCAGCTGTCGGGGGCGTCGGTCAGATCGGTCATCGACAGGCCGTCAGCTTCGCCGGTCGCGACATAGATGCGCTTGCCGATCAGGGTGTCGGCGCTCATCGACTGGCCCGCTACCTCGACATCCGGGGCGGACGCGGCCCCCTGGCTCTGGGCGAGAACGGGCATGGCCACGAGAGTGGCAAGGGCGGTGGTCGCAAGAATACGTTTCATCTCTGAACCTCCTTGATGTGGCGGTGCCGGCCGGCTCCGCTTCCATGCTCCCCCAACGTGGATGGGGGCAGGAAGTTTCGTTATTTGACCTAAAAAACGTCACAGTTCGGCGGGAACCTGCCTGTTCTCTGTGCGTTCCTGCGCGCCCGTTCCGATTTAGCGCAATTTCATGCGGCCTTCCTGCCGCCGCCCTGTATCGGCTTGGGGGATCGGCCGCAGCCATGCAGCTGCCGGGCCCGGCCTGCATCGGCGGCAAAGGGAGATCGCGGAACCGCGGCGACCCGCGGGGCGTTTACCGGAGACTGGGCATTTACCGAAGACATCGCCTCGGACCAATACGGCTTCGGACCAACAGAGTTTCGTGCCAACTGGGCTTCGGGCCAACGCAGAAAGGAACAACCGTCATGGAAGTCACAGGGATCGGCGGTCTCATCGTCCTCGTCCTCGATATCTGGGCCATCGTGTCGGTCCTGAATTCGGGCACGGGGACCGGCAACAAGGTGCTCTGGATCCTGCTGGTCCTGCTCCTGCCGCTGGTCGGGTTCATCATCTGGCTGATCGCGGGGCCGCGCTCTGCCTCCGTGCGCTGAGCCCGGGACGAGGCCGCGCAAAGCCGACAGCATGCATGGGTTCACCGAAAACAGCGCGGCGCTCGACGCCGCGACCGGCCCGGTCGAGGAGCTCGAGCTTCTGCTGACCGCGGCCGAGGCCTATCCGGCCCTCGAACGGGCGTTTCTCGGCGCGCGTCACAGCATTTCCGCAAGCTTCCGCATCTTCGACCTCGCGACCCGGCTGCGCTCGCCCGAGGCGTGCGAGATAGGGGAGGACTGGTTCGATCTGCTGGTCCATACGCTGGAGCGGGGGGTTTCTGTCCGCCTCGTGCTGACCGATTTCGATCCGATCGGCGCGGCCGACCTGCACCGGCTGAGCTGGAACGCACGCCGCAGGCTGATCGCGGCCCGCGAGGTGGCGCGGGGCGGTCGGCTGGAGGTGCTCAGCGCGCTTCACAGCGCCCAGGCCGGTATCGGCGCAAGGCTCGCGCTCTGGCCCGGGGCGCATGCCAAGCTGCGCAGCGTGCTCGACGATCTCAATGCCCGATCCGAGTCCGACCGCCGACGGTTCCTCGAAGAGGCGCCGGGCATCGCGCGGATCACCCGCGAGAGACCCGATGGCCGGATCGTGGCCGTGCCGGGCCTGCCCGACCTGACACCCGCGACCCATCACCAGAAGATGGCCGTGTTCGACGGGCGCCAGCTTTACGTCGGCGGGCTCGATCTGAACGAACGCCGCTATGACAGCCCCCGGCACTGCCGCGCGCCGGAACGCACCTGGCATGACGTGCATGCGATGGTGCGGGGGCCGGTGGTGACCGCCGCCGCGCAGCATCTCGACGGGTTTCTCGACATCGTGGCCGGACGGCGCCCGCCGGGACCGGCCGCACCGGGCTTTCTGCGCACCCTGTCGCGCCCGGCCCGGCGCGCGCCGTTCCGGTTCTCGCCGCGGCCTCTGGTGACCGAGATCGAGCGGGCCCATCTGTCGCGGATCGGCGCGGCCGAACGGCTGATCTATCTTGAAACCCAGTTCTTCCGGCATCTGCCGCTGGCCCGGGCCATGGCCCGCCGCGCCGAGGCAAGGCCCGATCTGCGCGCCATTCTGGTGCTGCCCGCCGCGCCCGAGGACGTGGCCTTCGAGAACAGCAGCGGGCTTGACGTGCGCTACGGCGAGCATCTGCAAAGCCGGTGCCTGAGCCTGCTTTACGACGCCTTCGGTCCCGACCGGGTTCTGGTCCTTTCGCCGGTGCAGCCGCGGCAGCTGGCGGTCGAGGGCCGCGCCGAGCTTGAAGACGCGCCGATCATCTATGTCCATTCCAAGGTGTCGATTTTCGACGGAGACGCGGCGATCCTGTCTTCGGCCAACCTCAACGGGCGGTCGATGCGCTGGGATACCGAGGCGGGGCTGGAACTGACCGCGCCCGCCCATGTCGATCTGATCCGCCGTCGGGTGATGGGGCATTGGCTGCCGCGCGAGGGCGACGGCGGGGTCGATCCGGCGGCGCTCGATCCCCGGACCGCCTTCGAGGCGTGGCGGGTGCTGGCCGATCTCAACAGCCGCCGCAGCCCGGAGCGGCGCGAGGGCTTTCTGGTGCATTACGATTCGGACCCCGCCCGCAAGCTGGGCCTGCCGGTGCCGGGCGTCCCGCCCGAGATCGTCTGAGGGGGGGGGGGCGATAGAAAGTCCCATCCCGCCGTGCCGCCGCTCGCGGATCTTACGACCTCAGGCGGTCTCGGCCGGTTTCGGGGCCGGGAGGGGTGGCTCCTCGGCCTGGGGGGCGGGGTCGTCGAAAACGTCGAGCATCGCCAGCACGATCACCAGGACCGGGATCGCAATCACCCCGCCGAGCGGTCCCCAGAACCACAGCCAGAACACCAGCGAGACGAAGATCGCAAGCGGGTTCACGGCGATCCTGCGGCCCACGAAGGTGGGGGTGACGACCTGGGATTCGATCCCGTTCAGCACCAGATAGATCACGGCGGGAAAGATCGAGGTCCAGCCGTCGAAGGCGATCAGCCCGCCGAGAAGCAGCCCTGCCACCATCGTGGCCGGCCCGACATAGAGCACGAAATTCAGCAATGCAGCCCCCGCCCCCCAGGCGATGGCGCCGGGCATGCCGAGCACCCCAAGGGCGATCGCAAGCGCGATGCCGAGCCCGGCATTGATCAGCGAAATGGTCATGAAGTAATGCGCGACCAGTCGTTCGGCGGTCCGGATACGGGTCAGGAGCGCCTCTCCTCCCAGCCGCTGACCGGCATGTCTGGCCATCCAGGCATAGATGTCGGCCCGGGTCAGAAGAAAGAAGAACAGGGCCGCGATGAAGATCAGGATCTGCGCGGCGACCCGGGGCGCCACGAAGAGCGCATCGGTCAGGCTCGGGACCGAGGGGGCGGCGGCCTCGGCGTCATTGCCATTGCCGGTGCCGCCCAGCGCGCGCTGAACCTCGTCGCCGACCTGTCCGACATTCTGCACGAATCCCCGGAAGTCGTTGACCACGCCGCGCAGTTCCCAGCGGATCGTGGGCCATTGGTCGACCATCCGCCCGACCAGCGGTTCGACCGCGAAGGCCAGCGCGCCGACCGCGATGATGCCAAGCATCGGCAGCGCCGCCGCGACCGACATCGGCGGCAGACGCAACCGCCGCTCGAGCGTGTCTGCCAGCGGCGACAGGATGATCCCCGCGACCAGCGCGAGGCAGAGCGGCGCGAAAATGTCTTCGGCAAGCTTGAGGGCGGTGAAACCGGCGACCCCGGCCAGAACCAGCAAGGCGACGCGCGACATCGGGTCGAGGCGGATTGTGGGGTCGGTCATTTGCTCTCAACGCGTCCGGAGGCGCCGGGTTCCGCCGGTTTGCCCCGGGTCCCGGTCTGCGGGACCGAAGGCTGCCGCGAGGGAACATAAACCACGGTCCGGACGTTGGTGGGCCGTGCAGAGAGGAAAGGAGATTTCAATGAATACCGATATCTTTCAAGGTAAATGGAAACAGATCAAGGGCCGGGCCCGCGAAGCCTGGGGCGCGCTCACCGACGATGACCTGGACAAGGCCGAAGGGGACCGCGAACAGCTGGTGGGCCTGATTCAGGAGCGGTACGGCAAGGCCCGCGAAGACGCCGAGCGCGAAGTCGACGAGTTTCTGGCGAAGTTCCGCTGATGCGGCGCGCGGACTGAGCAGATCAGGCGCCCCGCCCGGTTCCGGGCGGGGCGCATTTTTTCGGCTGAATTTCTTCCCTCCCGGGGCTCTCACGGGATATTTTTCCTGATTTCAGAAGGTTGCTGATATTTTCCGCAAGACCAAGGGGCGACGGGCTGCGGGCACGGGCGTTGATGATGCTATCTTTAATGCACTTGCCGCTCTGTTCCTGTTATGATGAAGCTCCAGCGATGTTCTTGCGGAAAGGAGACCCCCCCGACATGTCGCACGCGGCTATGCCTGTCGCGAAAGCGCACCCGACCTATGTGGTGCTCGAACGGGATGCTCTCATCTCGGCCGACCTGATCCAGGCGATCGAGTCTCTGGGGCCTTGCCGGGTGATGCACTTCTCTTCGGTCGATGAAATGGCCTCCGGCCTCGAAGGTGTCGGATCCGTCAATGCGGCCTTCCTCGAGCTCCGCCTTGACGAAGCCCTGGCAAGCGGTCTCGCTACCAATCTGGGCAAGCTCGGGGCACGTCTGGTGCTGACGCTCGGAGAGGATGTCGAACGGGTGATGAGCGCGGGCTGCCGCCTGCTGCTGCGCCCGTTCACCGAACGCATGGTCCTTGATGCCCTGACAGAGACCGCCCCGGCCTGAACGGCCCGATACCGGGTTCGGAACCTGGCCCGAAAAATGAGAAGACCCCGGATGCGATGCGCAGCCGGGGTTGTTCCGTAAAAGCTCTTCTCGTTTCAGTTCTCTTCGACCGGCCGCAGATCCTCGGGCAGCAGTGCCGGAGGCGTCAGTCCGCCGACCGGATCCTGGAGCAGTTCTTCGGCCAGCCGCAGCCGGTCGGGGCTGTCGCCGACCAGTGTCCAGAGGCGGCGCATGTCCTCCTCCAGCCGGTCGCCGTCGATCTCGCCCGCATCGCGCAGCCGCTCGAATTCCGCGATCACGTCAACCGCGTAATCGGTCAGGCCCAGCGCCTGCAGTTGCTCGCCCGCGCGGGCATCCTCGGCCACCGCATGGGCGAAGGCGAACAGCACGACCTGCGACAGCGCCTCGCCGATCGAGGAGCCCCGGCCCATGCGGTCGGCGATCAGCGCCTCTCCGGCAAAGGTCATCTCGATCCCGATCACGGCCAGCGCCTCGCGCAGGTTCTCCATCATCGCCGGATCGACATCGTGGCGCAGCGGCACCGTCTTGGCCGCGACGGGGCTTCCGCCGAGTTCCTCGGTATAGCCCCGCACATTGCGCGGTTTGGCCCGGCGCGGCATCGGCAGCGGCGCCGCGTCGGCGTCCGCGACTGGCGCGACGGGAGCGGTCGGTTCGCGCCGGGGCGTCGGCGGCGCGGAGACAGGCGGTTCTGCCCGCGGTGCAGGCGCGACCGGCGCGGGGGCCGGTGACGGTGCAGGGGCGGGCGCTGGGGAAGGCACGGCGGTGGCAGGCGCGCGCGCGGCCGTTTCGCGGGTCGTTTCTTCGACCGTTTCGCGAGGCATTTCCGGGGTGAGTGCCGGGGCCTCGGTTTCGGTGCCGGTCTGGGGCGCTGTCCCAGCCTCAGGTCCGGTTCCAGCCTCGGTAACAGCCTCGGCCGTCGCTGTCGTTTCGGAAGCGGTCGCCTCGGAGCCAAGCGCAAGGCCGGCGGCGGTCGGGCGCAAGAGCGCCTCGGGCTTGGCGCCGAACAACCGGCGCAGCACGGAAGGCTTGCGCTCGATCTCTTCGACCAGTCCGAGGTCTTTCAGTCGGCCCAGCGGGCGCGAGACTTCCAGCCCGCGACCGCGGGCCCGCACCAGCAGCAGGTCGCGCCCGAACGGGCCCTCTTCGGCATGGATCTGGCGGATCACCGCCAACAGGTCCAGTTCGACGGATTCGAGCGGTTTTTCTTGCATGTTGCCCTCTCAGCCAAGCGTTGGCGGCATGGCAGATCGGCCTTGCCGCGTCAATCGAACCGGCGTCGCGGCGGGCGGCGACCCGCCGGCTGCGTGCCGCCGGGCCGCGCCGCTCAGCGCCGCTTCATTGCCTCGAGCAGGGCCGCGCCCAGTGCGCCGGTCTCTGCCCCCGAGCCGCCGCCCTTGCCGCCCTTGTCGCCGCCCGGGCCCTGCCGTTCCGTCCCCTGTCCGGGCTTCCGGCCGGATTTCTGGCCCGACCCTTTACCCGTGCCTTTGCCTGACCCTTTACCCGGAGCTTTGCCTTGGGCGCCCTTGCCGCCCGCGCCGCGCCCCGGCCCCTTGCCGGCCGCACCGTCGCGCGAGGCCGCATCGGTTCCGCCATCTTTGCGCATCGACAGCCCGATCCGCTTGCGGGGCACATCCACCTCGACCACGCGAACCTTGACCACATCGCCCGCCTTCACGACCTCATGCGGGTCCTGCACGAAGCGGTCGGCCAGTTGCGAGACATGGACCAGCCCGTCCTGATGCACGCCGATATCGACGAAGGCGCCGAAGGCCGCGACATTGGTCACCGTGCCTTCCAGCAGCATTCCGGGGCGCAGGTCGGTGATCTCTTCGATACCGTCGGCAAAGCTGGCGGTGACGAATTCCGGACGCGGGTCGCGGCCCGGCTTGGCAAGTTCCGACAGGATATCTTTCACGGTCGGCAGCCCGAAGCGGTCATCGACGAAGTCCATCGGGTCGAGCGCGCCCAGCCGGGCCTCGTCGCCCATCACCGTGCGCAGGT
The genomic region above belongs to Rhodovulum sulfidophilum DSM 1374 and contains:
- a CDS encoding AI-2E family transporter; translated protein: MTDPTIRLDPMSRVALLVLAGVAGFTALKLAEDIFAPLCLALVAGIILSPLADTLERRLRLPPMSVAAALPMLGIIAVGALAFAVEPLVGRMVDQWPTIRWELRGVVNDFRGFVQNVGQVGDEVQRALGGTGNGNDAEAAAPSVPSLTDALFVAPRVAAQILIFIAALFFFLLTRADIYAWMARHAGQRLGGEALLTRIRTAERLVAHYFMTISLINAGLGIALAIALGVLGMPGAIAWGAGAALLNFVLYVGPATMVAGLLLGGLIAFDGWTSIFPAVIYLVLNGIESQVVTPTFVGRRIAVNPLAIFVSLVFWLWFWGPLGGVIAIPVLVIVLAMLDVFDDPAPQAEEPPLPAPKPAETA
- a CDS encoding phospholipase D-like domain-containing protein; amino-acid sequence: MHGFTENSAALDAATGPVEELELLLTAAEAYPALERAFLGARHSISASFRIFDLATRLRSPEACEIGEDWFDLLVHTLERGVSVRLVLTDFDPIGAADLHRLSWNARRRLIAAREVARGGRLEVLSALHSAQAGIGARLALWPGAHAKLRSVLDDLNARSESDRRRFLEEAPGIARITRERPDGRIVAVPGLPDLTPATHHQKMAVFDGRQLYVGGLDLNERRYDSPRHCRAPERTWHDVHAMVRGPVVTAAAQHLDGFLDIVAGRRPPGPAAPGFLRTLSRPARRAPFRFSPRPLVTEIERAHLSRIGAAERLIYLETQFFRHLPLARAMARRAEARPDLRAILVLPAAPEDVAFENSSGLDVRYGEHLQSRCLSLLYDAFGPDRVLVLSPVQPRQLAVEGRAELEDAPIIYVHSKVSIFDGDAAILSSANLNGRSMRWDTEAGLELTAPAHVDLIRRRVMGHWLPREGDGGVDPAALDPRTAFEAWRVLADLNSRRSPERREGFLVHYDSDPARKLGLPVPGVPPEIV
- a CDS encoding PLDc N-terminal domain-containing protein; the protein is MEVTGIGGLIVLVLDIWAIVSVLNSGTGTGNKVLWILLVLLLPLVGFIIWLIAGPRSASVR
- a CDS encoding PRC-barrel domain-containing protein → MKRILATTALATLVAMPVLAQSQGAASAPDVEVAGQSMSADTLIGKRIYVATGEADGLSMTDLTDAPDSWEDVGEIGDVYIDDSGTVNAVIADIGGFLGMGEREVALQMDSLEFAPDSDDQGEYFVLFQGDPSTLEGKEAYDRTAMDTEGDFLGSGNQHASSESRIEPGAEGSDMAAAGDTDDSMNLGTPLTESERAELTAEDLQGHTLIGANGERIGKIGELVLTDDGRIDKVIVDVGGFLGIGSKQVQLAYGELELSHDEDGALKVSTVQTKDTLKSLPEWTG
- a CDS encoding CsbD family protein, with protein sequence MNTDIFQGKWKQIKGRAREAWGALTDDDLDKAEGDREQLVGLIQERYGKAREDAEREVDEFLAKFR